One stretch of Lucilia cuprina isolate Lc7/37 chromosome 6, ASM2204524v1, whole genome shotgun sequence DNA includes these proteins:
- the LOC124420984 gene encoding uncharacterized protein LOC124420984: protein MDRIMAMSEAALLKEYDETMEVDTAAATNQPGSTDMSDDGATSIAAVENPQVFVVPAPEVPLTSNENSTAPAVVSAQEVPLTSPEQQSALMAIPAPEAATTQNPDPVSGATGSNPVANSVSDRLSGCRKFQNMSLERRIRMVLLHHCCSRCLSAEHISRDCTSEGHCGQCKRKHHSMLHSKTHVAAKSKKRARNEVNRPDAPVNSSPLPLLHVVTFSVGADKIYRVNICSQYDSTQNITFTVKVKKMIGIQTPLQSVSDSVKIHFPGLQLADPSFNVSGKVALVIGPEIAPQVLKGKIYSNPDFQWLNTPFLVGSFLAKPLFEWPSSWSDLKPFSHLLVL from the coding sequence ATGGATCGTATTATGGCCATGTCTGAAGCTGCTCTCCTTAAGGAATATGATGAGACAATGGAGGTTGACACAGCAGCAGCCACGAATCAACCGGGTTCTACCGACATGTCGGACGATGGCGCCACCAGTATCGCCGCCGTGGAAAACCCACAAGTCTTCGTGGTCCCTGCACCAGAGGTCCCATTGACCTCCAACGAAAACTCCACTGCTCCTGCAGTGGTTTCAGCTCAAGAGGTACCTTTGACCTCACCTGAGCAACAGTCTGCCCTTATGGCAATACCGGCTCCAGAAGCCGCAACTACGCAAAATCCTGATCCCGTATCAGGTGCCACAGGTTCGAATCCGGTAGCGAATTCAGTAAGCGATCGACTATCGGGTTgtcgaaaatttcaaaatatgtctTTAGAGAGGAGAATTAGGATGGTGTTATTACACCATTGTTGCTCTCGGTGCCTATCAGCGGAACACATCTCTCGTGATTGCACGAGTGAAGGCCATTGTGGGCAATGTAAAAGAAAACACCATTCTATGCTCCACTCGAAAACTCACGTCGCCGCTAAATCTAAAAAACGCGCTCGAAACGAAGTTAACCGACCAGACGCCCCTGTGAACTCTTCGCCGTTGCCGTTGCTTCATGTCGTGACATTCTCTGTTGGTGCCGACAAAATATACCGAGTGAACATTTGCTCACAATATGACTCAACGCAAAATATCACGTTTAcagttaaagtaaaaaaaatgataGGCATTCAAACACCGTTGCAATCTGTATCTGACTCGGTTAAGATCCATTTTCCAGGACTGCAATTGGCAGATCCTAGTTTTAATGTCTCTGGCAAAGTCGCGCTTGTCATTGGTCCGGAAATTGCTCCACAGGTTTTAAAGGGAAAAATTTATTCGAACCCGGACTTCCAATGGCTCAACACACCATTTTTGGTTGGGTCATTTCTGGCCAAGCCTCTCTTTGAGTGGCCCAGTTCATGGTCTGATTTAAAACCATTCTCCCATCTTTTGGTCCTATGA